The Saliniradius amylolyticus DNA segment ATTAGCAGCCATCCAGCACGTTATTAGTCGTTGTCAGAGAGTACATCTGCCGGTCCATAATGGATGTTTTGCAGCGAATCAGTGGCCAGTTTGGTGATTTGGTGAGCGTCGCAAGCTGGCTGCTTTGGGAATTCGTATTGCCTAAGAAAGTGGTCGATCAGTGTTAGTCTGGAAAAAGGCTTGTGATCAGACTCGATCACTGTCCAGGGAGCCACGGTGCTGTGGGTGTTCTGAAACATCCTTGAATAGGCTTCGCTGTAGTCATTCCAGCGTTGTCGGCTGACTACATCCATCTGGCTGAACTTCCAGTTTTTCCTTGGGTGTTTCAGTCTTCTCTCAAACCGCTTAGCCTGCTCCTGATGTGAAATGGATAAGAAATATTTGTGCAGCTTCAGCCCCTCATTGACCAGGCTATGTTCTAACAAAAGAACGGTTTGTAAAAACTGCTCAAGCTGTTCCTGACTACAAAAGTTCATCACCGACTCGACTCCGGCGCGGTTATACCAGCTCCGGTCGAACAAGACGATTTCACCGCTGGCCGGGAGGTGTTTCAGGTAGCGTTGAAAGTACCACTGGCTCTGCTCCCGCGGCGTTGGTTTATCCAGTGCCACAACTCGGTAAAAGCGAGGGTTCAGATGCTGGGTAATGGTTCGGATCATGCTGCTCTTTCCGGCGCCATCTCGTCCCTCAAGCAAAATAACCACTTTTTGCTGGGTATCTCTGACCCACTGCTGGAAGTGAACCAACTGGGTTTGACGCTGTTTGAGCTGCTGACGGTGACTTTTATCGTCCAATTGCTTCTGGCCCCGCTCCTCTGAAAGGGTTATTTTTTATTATAATTCAATGTCTAACCTTTGCACTCTGTGACAAGTTGTTGCAAAGCCCTGATCAAATTGGCATGGTAAGCAAACTGTAATATTAGTAACTCTTCTGTTAATTTCATGTTTCAAATTGCGTTTTTCGAGCCAGGACGGCCCACACATCCTTGCTCGACGGACTATCACCTGTCCGAGTGGTTTGACGAGTAATTTCCCCGCTTAACTCTCTTTTTTAGTTTGGTGCCCCGGCACTGATCCCGCATCACCATCGTGGTGGTGTCTCCATGTGACAAAAATAAAACAGGAGCTTTGTATGAAGCACACAACTTTAGCCGCAGCTTTGCTGATGTCATTCAGCTTTAATGCTTCGGCATGTCTTACCTCAGAAACCGAAACCAACGACACCGAATCTGACGCTAACACTGGTTTGTGTTCCGATACTGCGGTTTCGGCAAGCATCGATTCCCGACAGGACGTGGACTGGTACTCCTTCACGCTGGCCTCGGATGGCACTATTGATGTGTCTTTAAGTCATGATTCCGGTGACGATTTTGATTGGGATCTTTATGAAGTGACAGGCTCGGCGGTGCTGAGCGGTGCCACCAGCAACAATCCGGAAGAAGGCAGTTATCAGGCGATTGCCGGCGAACACTTTATCAAGGTAACCCGCTACAGTGGTACCGGGAATTACCAACTTAATATCACCTTTCCTGATGGCAATACGGGGGGGCAACCTGAGGCTTGCACAACCTATGGTACTCGCCCTGCAAAGCCCAGTGATTTGACGGCATCCATAGTCGGCAATGACGTAGACGTATGCCCAACGCTGGGTGACCAGGCCGGCGTCTTGCTAATGGGCGGTGGCACCGATGTGGATGATGCCTTTAGTAACCGCATACAGCCGCATATTAATGGCGGCGATATTGTGGTGCTGCGTGCATCAGGGACCGACGCTTATAATATCTACCTGCAGAACCTGACCGGCGCTGATTCCGTGGAAACACTGATCATCGACTCTCAGGCGAAAGCCAACTCTGACTATGTGGATTGGGCGATTCGCAGTGCTGAGTTTGTCTGGATCTCCGGCGGTGACCAGTCGGCATACCTGAACCACTGGCAAGGAACTAAGGTTCAAGACGCCATAGACCATGTTTACGCTAAAAACGGCGTATTAGGGGGCACTTCCGCGGGGAATGCAGTGCAAAGCCAGTATATCTATGATCCCGATGGGGTTCTGGGGTCAGTGAGTAACGAGGTGGTTGCAGACTTCTGTCATGAATCCATCAATATCAGCAACAACTTCTTAAGTACTGATATCATGCAGAACCTGATTACAGATACCCATTTCTACGAGCGTGATCGCATGGGACGTATGGCGGTCTTCCTGGCTCATGTTGGTGGCGATAAGCGTGCTATTGGTGTGTCAGAGCAAACGTCTGTGTTTTTCACCGAAAACGGTGAAGGTGTGGTGGATGGCAACTATGAAGCCTATATTCTGGAAGCCGATACCCAGACTCAGTTTACTCAAACCGAGTGCGGGAAGCCGGTGATCATCGATGATCTATTGCGCTACTACATCACAGCAGGTGATAGGTTTAATATCCTGACCGGCGCGACCAATGTGACGCCTATCCGTTTGGATATCGATGGCACAGTAACGGACTTCTATAATCCCTCTAATCCCTATTAATCACTAATAAAAAAACGGGCTGGTCACCACCAGCCCGTTTTCTAACAGGGAAACAAAGAGTCAGGCTTTATTTGCTGGTGTCTTCCAACAGCTGTCCGCCAATTTCAATCTTACGGGGCTTTTTCGCCTCCGGAATTTCACGCTCCAGATCGATGTGCAGTAGACCGTTACGCAGATCGGCACCAACAACTTTGACGTGTTCACCTAACTGGAATTTACGCTCGAAATTGCGCTCGGAAATGCCTTTGTGCAGGAACTTTCGCTCGGTTTCTTTACCGGGCTTGTTGCCGGTCACCTGTAAGGTGTTTTCATGCACCTGAATGTCCAGCTCGGTGTCTTCGAAGCCAGCTACAGCCATAGTGATGCGGTATTTGTCCTCTTCCAACAACTCGATGTTGTAAGGCGGATACGTTGGTTGTTTCTCATTGCGGCTTGCAGCGTCGATCATGGAAGCCAGTTGATCGAAGCCAATAAATGAACGGTATAGTGGAGATAGATCGATATTACGCATAGTCATATCCTCAATAATAAGCAATATGTGATTGTTAGCCCCGAATTATCGGCGGCAGTTCTAGCCGGGCTGGTCCCGACTGTTATTGTCGACCCTTCCGGCATCGACAATAACTAAATAAGGGTGGGGGGAAGCTTTCCAAGTCCTGACGCAAAAAAAATTTCTATATTTTCTTTAACGCTTTGAAAGATAAGTTATTTTGATGGGTCTATGATGCCGTTGATACTGGTGTTCACCCGGAACCAACCTGCGATGCTGTAACGATCCCGTTGAGCGGGCAGGACTTCGTGAGGAAATTGTTCGCTTAAGAAAATCACCATTTGCCCGAATAGCGGTGTGACTTTCAGCAGAGTCTGATCTGTATCTGGATCATAGATCACTAGCTGACCCTGTTCTTCACGCCGCCAGCCTGGATTCAGGTAGCACACGGTGCTCAGTACCCGGTTAGTGCGGCCTTTGAAGGCGTCCAGGTGCTTTTTGTAAAAGGCGCCAGGCGGGTAGTGTGCAAAATGACACTCGTAATCGAACAATCCCATAAACAGGCGGCGATTAAGCGCACTTTTAAGGCTGTCCATCAGACTCAGAAATTGTTGTTGGTGGGTGCGCTTGGGCGTTAACCAGCGGATATTGTCTTTGCGTACAAATTGGTTTCGGTGTTCATCACGAAGCCGGCCAATAGCTGCGCGCTTGAAGTCTTCCTCCTGATAGCCTTTGAGTTCCTGCAGTAAGCCTTCTGCCAGAGTGATTGGCAGGAAATTTGGCAATACGGCATAGCCTTTGTCGACTAAGGCGTCGGCAATGACATCAAAGGCGTGTTCATTAAGTTGCAAGGGGGGCTGAGTCAGCGCGCTCACGGGCGGAAAACCATCAAATCACAGGGAGCGCAGTTTTACCCTGTTTCTCTGAAAAAGTCATCTTTATTTCGCTTGGCGAAATGGCTTTGTCGTTGACTCGGGCTTAAACACAAAAAGGCCACTATTCTCAGGCTCGCCGTACACCCATCCATGAGACTACTGTGCGGCTTCCATGCCGAACAAGGACTGAGACTAATGGCTTTCTTATGTCTTGTTGGCAACGGAAAGCACGTTGCCAGCCAGGTATTACTGGCGAACACCTTCCACATGCAGCTCCAGGTCAACATGAGTTGACGCCGGACCCAGATCGTAGTCTATGCCAAAGTCTTTAAGGGCAATGCGGGTTTTACCCATAAAGCCAGCTCGATAGCCGCCCCAGGGATCCACACCTTCGCCGACTTTCTTGGCCTTGATGGTGATTGGCTTAGTCACACCGTGCAGGGTCAGGTCGCCTTTGACACGTAGCTTGCCATC contains these protein-coding regions:
- the ppk2 gene encoding polyphosphate kinase 2, whose translation is MDDKSHRQQLKQRQTQLVHFQQWVRDTQQKVVILLEGRDGAGKSSMIRTITQHLNPRFYRVVALDKPTPREQSQWYFQRYLKHLPASGEIVLFDRSWYNRAGVESVMNFCSQEQLEQFLQTVLLLEHSLVNEGLKLHKYFLSISHQEQAKRFERRLKHPRKNWKFSQMDVVSRQRWNDYSEAYSRMFQNTHSTVAPWTVIESDHKPFSRLTLIDHFLRQYEFPKQPACDAHQITKLATDSLQNIHYGPADVLSDND
- a CDS encoding Type 1 glutamine amidotransferase-like domain-containing protein, with the translated sequence MKHTTLAAALLMSFSFNASACLTSETETNDTESDANTGLCSDTAVSASIDSRQDVDWYSFTLASDGTIDVSLSHDSGDDFDWDLYEVTGSAVLSGATSNNPEEGSYQAIAGEHFIKVTRYSGTGNYQLNITFPDGNTGGQPEACTTYGTRPAKPSDLTASIVGNDVDVCPTLGDQAGVLLMGGGTDVDDAFSNRIQPHINGGDIVVLRASGTDAYNIYLQNLTGADSVETLIIDSQAKANSDYVDWAIRSAEFVWISGGDQSAYLNHWQGTKVQDAIDHVYAKNGVLGGTSAGNAVQSQYIYDPDGVLGSVSNEVVADFCHESINISNNFLSTDIMQNLITDTHFYERDRMGRMAVFLAHVGGDKRAIGVSEQTSVFFTENGEGVVDGNYEAYILEADTQTQFTQTECGKPVIIDDLLRYYITAGDRFNILTGATNVTPIRLDIDGTVTDFYNPSNPY
- a CDS encoding Hsp20 family protein gives rise to the protein MRNIDLSPLYRSFIGFDQLASMIDAASRNEKQPTYPPYNIELLEEDKYRITMAVAGFEDTELDIQVHENTLQVTGNKPGKETERKFLHKGISERNFERKFQLGEHVKVVGADLRNGLLHIDLEREIPEAKKPRKIEIGGQLLEDTSK
- a CDS encoding 2OG-Fe(II) oxygenase — translated: MSALTQPPLQLNEHAFDVIADALVDKGYAVLPNFLPITLAEGLLQELKGYQEEDFKRAAIGRLRDEHRNQFVRKDNIRWLTPKRTHQQQFLSLMDSLKSALNRRLFMGLFDYECHFAHYPPGAFYKKHLDAFKGRTNRVLSTVCYLNPGWRREEQGQLVIYDPDTDQTLLKVTPLFGQMVIFLSEQFPHEVLPAQRDRYSIAGWFRVNTSINGIIDPSK